From Salmo salar chromosome ssa04, Ssal_v3.1, whole genome shotgun sequence, one genomic window encodes:
- the clk4b gene encoding dual specificity protein kinase CLK4b isoform X3 → MSEVEVLEQMNSLDDERTFGCVRMLDWFDYHGHICIVFELLGLSTFDFLKENGFMPFTVDQIRHMAYQIFRAVSFLHRNKLTHTDLKPENILFVNSDYDMEYNAKMKRDERTLKTLDVKVVDFGNATFDHEHHTSVVSTRHYRAPEVILELGWNQSCDVWSLGCILLEYYLGLTLFQTHDSKEHLAMMERVLGPIPVHLLQKTKKRRYVHHDRLDWDEHSSSGRYVRKHCKPLKQYMSSRSSDHEQLFDLIHSMMEYDVSRRLTLEEAIWHPFFHPMRKERKK, encoded by the exons TGGCTGTGTGCGTATGCTGGACTGGTTCGATTACCATGGCCACATCTGCATTGTGTTTGAGCTTCTGGGTCTCAGCACTTTTGACTTTCTAAAGGAGAACGGCTTCATGCCTTTCACTGTGGACCAGATCAGACACATGGCCTACCAGATCTTCAGAGCTGTGTCCT TTCTCCATCGAAATAAACTGACCCATACTGACCTGAAGCCAGAGAACATTCTCTTTGTCAATTCTGACTATGACATGGAATACAATGCCAAAATG AAACGGGATGAGAGAACTTTGAAGACCCTAGATGTGAAAGTGGTGGATTTTGGTAACGCCACCTTTGACCACGAGCATCACACCTCCGTGGTTTCCACCCGCCATTACAGAGCACCGGAGGTCATCCTTG AGCTGGGGTGGAATCAGTCATGTGATGtgtggagtctgggctgcattcTCCTAGAGTACTATCTTGGGTTAACACTGTTCCAG ACGCATGACAGCAAAGAACACCTGGCCATGATGGAGAGAGTTCTGGGGCCCATACCTGTCCACCTACTACAGAAAACCAA GAAGCGGCGGTATGTGCATCATGACCGGCTGGACTGGGATGAACACAGTTCGTCAGGGAGATATGTGAGGAAGCACTGCAAACCACTCAAG CAATACATGTCCTCCAGGAGCTCAGACCACGAGCAGCTATTTGACCTGATCCACAGTATGATGGAGTATGACGTGTCCAGGAGGCTCACCCTGGAAGAGGCCATCTGGCATCCATTCTTCCACCCGATGAGAAAGGAGAGGAAAAAGTGA